From the genome of Wolbachia endosymbiont (group B) of Parapoynx stratiotata, one region includes:
- a CDS encoding F0F1 ATP synthase subunit A, translated as MALNPLEQFKVYTIIELPKLFGYDINFTNSSLFMMISVILMVLFLLLGIRKGAVIPGYLQAAVEYVYDFVVSIIESNTGSKGLEHIPLIFTVFIFILSCNLVGVLPYSFTVTSHVIVTFALSMVVFTYITIVGFKERGVEFLRILLPKGTPSWLAPIIIIIKLFAYLVRPISLSIRLAANMIAGHTIIKVIAGFVINMNIFFTPAPFLFIIALIGFEVFVAVLQAYIFTILTCVYLSDAVK; from the coding sequence ATGGCGTTAAATCCGCTAGAACAATTTAAAGTATATACAATAATAGAACTACCAAAATTATTTGGGTATGACATAAACTTTACCAACTCATCTCTTTTTATGATGATCTCGGTGATATTAATGGTACTGTTTTTGCTCCTTGGAATAAGAAAAGGTGCAGTAATACCAGGATATTTGCAAGCTGCAGTTGAATATGTATATGATTTTGTTGTTTCAATAATAGAAAGTAACACTGGAAGCAAAGGTTTGGAGCACATTCCTTTGATATTTACAGTATTTATTTTCATTTTATCGTGTAATTTAGTTGGTGTTCTTCCTTATAGTTTCACAGTTACAAGTCATGTGATAGTTACCTTCGCTTTATCAATGGTGGTTTTTACTTATATAACGATTGTTGGGTTTAAAGAAAGAGGAGTAGAATTTTTACGCATATTGCTACCAAAAGGAACTCCTTCGTGGCTTGCACCTATAATCATCATTATTAAATTATTTGCTTATTTAGTAAGACCGATTAGTTTATCAATAAGGCTTGCAGCAAATATGATTGCGGGTCATACAATCATCAAAGTGATAGCAGGATTCGTCATAAATATGAACATATTTTTTACACCTGCACCTTTTTTGTTTATAATTGCACTAATAGGATTTGAAGTATTTGTTGCAGTTTTGCAAGCTTATATATTTACTATATTAACATGTGTATATTTGTC